In one Kitasatospora cineracea genomic region, the following are encoded:
- a CDS encoding BACON domain-containing protein, which translates to MTTGQPHPVDPSPALRAYGACVDGLFTYCLSVLCEHEAAGAAVLEVRDLARRHGDRIDDPALLRAWLYALARHRCLARLDGTADEGGPVPSGPPGRERRRELASLAWPEAAGTDPEQREALELAVRHRLDGAEVAAVLGLSPEAAAALLDAAGAEVGRTRTALLVLGVGSCPELAQLGGVGAESWRGWVLGPALRRELVTHLVECPTCRGTAERVAGQLGHGLAGLPGLPLLAAPGQLRPASAPVGGTAFLAGAAAGRRAAQGPAEPRFDQRGFPRHRMPPAARGAAVRQRVVTTGVLAAVLAAPVVALWSAHRDGGEDRTAVSSVRVDPAAGPGHRVPVPEPTAIAAALPPTASVGSLELAGAIAAETSLPVVQGPAVAVPSPGAAPLSSPALTAEPSPPPSATAARLAVEAGEYGNRTVLTLTNSGDGPLSWHAVLDVDWLRLSRDAGTLAPGQRITVTVTVDESRAPQSRWTAHLALPPSTAVVTLEGGTDQRGLPTPGGPSPSASPSGGPGSPSPADPSGSPSPSGPAPSASASASPSSAPPSSAPASPSPSAPPSSTGPSASPSPSPSGSAAPSGSPSP; encoded by the coding sequence GTGACCACCGGCCAGCCCCACCCCGTCGACCCGTCCCCGGCCCTGCGGGCCTACGGCGCGTGCGTCGACGGGCTGTTCACCTACTGCCTGTCCGTGCTCTGCGAGCACGAAGCCGCCGGCGCGGCCGTCCTGGAGGTCCGCGACCTGGCCCGGCGCCACGGCGACCGGATCGACGACCCGGCGCTGCTGCGCGCCTGGCTGTACGCGCTGGCCCGGCACCGCTGCCTGGCCCGGCTCGACGGGACCGCCGACGAGGGCGGCCCCGTCCCGAGCGGGCCGCCCGGGCGCGAGCGGCGGCGCGAACTCGCCTCGCTGGCCTGGCCGGAGGCGGCCGGCACCGACCCGGAGCAGCGCGAGGCGCTGGAGCTGGCGGTGCGGCACCGGCTGGACGGCGCCGAGGTCGCGGCGGTGCTCGGCCTGAGCCCCGAGGCCGCGGCGGCGCTGCTGGACGCGGCGGGCGCCGAGGTCGGCCGGACCAGGACGGCGCTGCTGGTGCTCGGCGTCGGCTCCTGCCCGGAGCTGGCCCAGCTCGGCGGGGTCGGCGCGGAGTCCTGGCGGGGCTGGGTGCTCGGCCCGGCGCTGCGCCGGGAGCTGGTGACGCACCTGGTGGAGTGCCCGACCTGCCGGGGCACCGCCGAGCGGGTCGCCGGGCAGCTCGGGCACGGCCTGGCCGGGCTGCCGGGGCTGCCGCTGCTGGCCGCGCCCGGCCAGCTGCGCCCGGCGTCCGCGCCGGTCGGCGGGACGGCCTTCCTGGCCGGCGCGGCGGCGGGCCGGCGGGCCGCGCAGGGCCCGGCGGAGCCCCGGTTCGACCAGCGCGGCTTCCCCCGGCACCGGATGCCCCCGGCGGCGCGCGGCGCGGCGGTGCGCCAGCGGGTGGTCACCACGGGCGTGCTGGCGGCGGTGCTGGCCGCGCCGGTGGTGGCGCTGTGGAGCGCGCACCGGGACGGCGGGGAGGACCGCACCGCGGTGTCCTCGGTCCGGGTGGACCCCGCCGCCGGGCCCGGGCACCGGGTGCCGGTGCCGGAGCCCACCGCGATCGCGGCGGCGCTGCCGCCGACCGCCTCGGTCGGGTCGCTGGAGCTGGCGGGCGCGATTGCCGCAGAAACGTCCCTGCCGGTGGTTCAGGGTCCGGCGGTCGCGGTGCCCTCGCCCGGAGCCGCCCCGCTCTCCAGCCCCGCGCTGACCGCCGAACCCTCCCCGCCGCCGTCCGCCACCGCCGCCCGGCTGGCCGTGGAGGCCGGCGAGTACGGCAACCGCACGGTGCTGACCCTGACCAACTCCGGTGACGGCCCGCTGTCCTGGCACGCCGTGCTGGACGTGGACTGGCTGCGGCTGAGCCGGGACGCCGGCACCCTGGCCCCCGGCCAGCGGATCACCGTGACCGTCACGGTCGACGAGTCGCGCGCCCCGCAGTCCCGCTGGACGGCGCACCTGGCGCTGCCGCCCTCCACCGCGGTGGTCACCCTGGAGGGCGGCACCGACCAGCGCGGCCTGCCCACCCCCGGCGGCCCGTCGCCGTCCGCGAGCCCCTCCGGCGGCCCCGGTTCGCCGAGCCCGGCCGACCCGTCCGGCTCGCCGAGCCCATCCGGCCCCGCCCCGTCGGCCTCCGCGTCCGCCTCCCCGTCCTCCGCCCCGCCGTCCTCCGCCCCGGCGTCCCCCTCGCCGTCCGCGCCCCCGTCCTCCACCGGCCCGTCGGCGTCCCCGTCGCCGTCGCCGTCCGGGTCCGCCGCGCCGTCCGGGTCGCCCTCGCCCTGA
- the radA gene encoding DNA repair protein RadA, translating to MAARTKTTAKPRPSYRCTECGAQLLKWVGRCSECNAWGTVEEYGAVPIRTTAAGPVSAPAKPIGQVDGQVATARSTGVPELDRVLGGGLVPGAVVLLAGEPGVGKSTLLLDVAAKAAGERHRTLYVTGEESAGQVRLRADRINALSDHLYLAAEQDLGAVLGHIDAVNPGLLILDSVQTIASAELDGAPGGPAQVREVAGALIRVSKERGMATLLVGHVTKDGQIAGPRLLEHLVDVVLSFEGDRHARLRLIRGVKNRYGATDEVGCFELHDEGIVGLADPSGLFLTRRDKPVPGTCLTVTLEGKRPLVAEVQALMVDSQIPSPRRTTSGLESPRIAMILAVVERHGGVKLGKQDIYTATVGGVKLTEPSADLAIALAVASSSTDTPLPSNLVAIGEVGLAGEVRRVTGVQRRLAEAHRLGFTHALVPPDPGKVPAGMKVVEVADIGEALRAIPGRRPRSKPRQEAVTPAQQGAQALARARAQAPVAAHPEELMAGWEPVDSDELG from the coding sequence ATGGCTGCCCGTACCAAGACCACCGCGAAGCCGCGCCCCTCGTACCGCTGCACCGAGTGCGGCGCCCAACTGCTGAAGTGGGTCGGCCGCTGCTCCGAGTGCAACGCCTGGGGCACGGTGGAGGAGTACGGCGCGGTGCCGATCCGGACGACGGCGGCCGGGCCGGTCTCCGCGCCCGCCAAGCCGATCGGGCAGGTGGACGGGCAGGTCGCCACCGCCCGCTCCACCGGCGTCCCGGAGCTGGACCGGGTGCTCGGCGGCGGCCTGGTGCCGGGCGCCGTGGTGCTGCTGGCGGGCGAGCCCGGCGTCGGCAAGTCGACGCTGCTGCTGGACGTGGCGGCGAAGGCCGCCGGCGAACGGCACCGCACGCTGTACGTCACCGGCGAGGAGTCGGCCGGCCAGGTCCGGCTGCGCGCGGACCGGATCAACGCGCTCTCCGACCACCTCTACCTGGCCGCCGAGCAGGACCTGGGCGCGGTGCTCGGCCACATCGACGCGGTCAACCCCGGGCTGCTGATCCTCGACTCGGTGCAGACCATCGCCTCCGCCGAGCTGGACGGCGCCCCCGGCGGTCCGGCGCAGGTCCGCGAGGTGGCGGGCGCGCTGATCCGGGTGTCCAAGGAGCGCGGCATGGCCACCCTGCTGGTCGGCCACGTCACCAAGGACGGCCAGATCGCCGGCCCCCGCCTGCTGGAGCACCTGGTGGACGTGGTGCTCTCCTTCGAGGGCGACCGGCACGCCCGGCTGCGGCTGATCCGCGGCGTCAAGAACCGCTACGGGGCGACCGACGAGGTCGGCTGCTTCGAGCTGCACGACGAGGGCATCGTCGGCCTGGCCGACCCGTCCGGCCTGTTCCTGACCCGCCGCGACAAGCCCGTCCCGGGCACCTGCCTGACGGTGACGCTGGAGGGCAAGCGCCCGCTGGTGGCCGAGGTGCAGGCGCTGATGGTGGACTCGCAGATCCCCTCGCCGCGGCGCACCACCTCGGGCCTGGAGTCGCCGCGGATCGCCATGATCCTGGCGGTGGTCGAGCGGCACGGCGGCGTGAAGCTCGGCAAGCAGGACATCTACACCGCCACGGTCGGCGGCGTGAAGCTCACCGAGCCCTCGGCGGACCTGGCGATCGCCCTGGCGGTGGCCTCCTCCTCGACCGACACGCCGCTGCCCAGCAACCTGGTGGCGATCGGCGAGGTCGGCCTGGCGGGCGAGGTGCGGCGGGTGACGGGCGTGCAGCGCCGGCTCGCCGAGGCGCACCGGCTCGGCTTCACGCACGCCCTGGTCCCGCCGGACCCGGGCAAGGTCCCGGCGGGCATGAAGGTGGTGGAGGTCGCCGACATCGGCGAGGCGCTGCGGGCGATCCCGGGCCGCCGCCCCCGCTCGAAGCCCCGTCAGGAGGCCGTGACGCCCGCCCAGCAGGGCGCCCAGGCGCTCGCCCGGGCCCGCGCCCAGGCCCCCGTCGCGGCCCACCCGGAGGAGCTGATGGCGGGCTGGGAGCCGGTCGACTCGGACGAACTGGGCTGA
- the disA gene encoding DNA integrity scanning diadenylate cyclase DisA, which translates to MAAIDRADKSSREEALLRASLSAIAPGTALRDGLERVLRANTGGLIVLGFDKSVDALCTGGFVLDVEFTATRLRELCKLDGAVILDKDHAKILRAGVHLMPDANIPTDETGTRHRTAERVNRQTGYPVVAVSHSMRLIAIYVNGARRVLEDSTTVLSRANQALATLERYKLRLDEVAGTLSALEIEDLVTVRDVSAVVQRLEMVRLIAGEIAGYVLELGTDGRLLSLQLDELIAGVEPERELVVRDYFPDRAAKKGRTVTEVLADLEALTHAELLDLQTVAKALGYTGTPESLDSAVSPRGYRLLAKVPRLPNTVIERLVDHFGGLQKLLAASIDDLQTVEGVGETRARSVREGLSRLAESSILERYV; encoded by the coding sequence GTGGCAGCCATCGACCGGGCGGACAAGTCCTCCCGCGAGGAGGCCCTGCTGCGGGCTTCCCTCAGTGCGATCGCACCGGGCACGGCGCTGCGGGACGGCCTGGAGCGGGTGCTCCGGGCCAACACCGGCGGCCTGATCGTCCTCGGCTTCGACAAGAGCGTGGACGCCCTGTGCACCGGCGGCTTCGTGCTGGACGTCGAGTTCACCGCCACCCGGCTGCGCGAGCTGTGCAAGCTGGACGGCGCGGTGATCCTCGACAAGGACCACGCCAAGATCCTGCGCGCGGGCGTCCACCTGATGCCGGACGCGAACATCCCCACCGACGAGACCGGCACCCGGCACCGCACCGCGGAGCGGGTCAACCGGCAGACCGGCTACCCGGTGGTCGCGGTCTCGCACTCGATGCGGCTGATCGCCATCTACGTCAACGGCGCGCGGCGGGTGCTGGAGGACTCCACCACCGTGCTGTCCCGGGCCAACCAGGCGCTGGCCACCCTGGAGCGCTACAAGCTCCGCCTGGACGAGGTGGCGGGCACCCTGTCCGCGCTGGAGATCGAGGACCTGGTCACCGTCCGGGACGTCTCGGCGGTGGTGCAGCGCCTGGAGATGGTCCGGCTGATCGCCGGCGAGATCGCCGGGTACGTGCTGGAGCTGGGCACCGACGGCCGGCTGCTGTCGCTGCAGCTGGACGAGCTGATCGCCGGCGTCGAGCCGGAGCGCGAACTCGTGGTGCGCGACTACTTCCCGGACCGCGCCGCCAAGAAGGGCCGCACCGTCACCGAGGTGCTCGCCGACCTCGAGGCGCTCACCCACGCCGAGCTGCTCGACCTGCAGACCGTCGCCAAGGCGCTCGGCTACACCGGCACCCCCGAGTCGCTGGACTCCGCGGTCTCCCCGCGCGGCTACCGGCTGCTGGCCAAGGTGCCGAGGCTGCCGAACACCGTCATCGAGCGCCTGGTCGACCACTTCGGCGGCCTGCAGAAGCTGCTCGCCGCGTCCATCGACGACCTGCAGACCGTGGAGGGCGTCGGCGAGACCCGGGCCCGCTCGGTGCGCGAGGGACTGTCCCGGCTCGCCGAGTCCTCCATCCTGGAGCGGTACGTCTAG
- a CDS encoding winged helix-turn-helix domain-containing protein has product MADQMKEREVTDVATLKALADPLRLAVLGVLMKRDPEPVSVKEVAAELDEVPTKLYRHVKQLEQTGLVYVAETRLVSGIVESRYRSAQQSLRLSPQVYAEGDEPPPALGAILAAMDLVRSDFRRQFLAGRIDLTPAAQGNPQPGKFAHATFRLSPERLRRLRARLDEALDEVFAEGDSTDPDAVEVALFALLYAVRPPKAEN; this is encoded by the coding sequence GTGGCTGATCAGATGAAGGAACGCGAGGTCACGGACGTCGCGACGTTGAAGGCCCTGGCCGACCCGCTGCGGCTGGCCGTCCTCGGGGTGCTGATGAAGCGCGACCCGGAACCGGTGTCGGTGAAGGAGGTCGCCGCCGAGCTGGACGAGGTGCCGACCAAGCTGTACCGGCACGTCAAGCAGCTGGAGCAGACCGGGCTGGTGTACGTGGCCGAGACCCGGCTGGTCTCCGGGATCGTGGAGAGCCGCTACCGCTCGGCGCAGCAGTCACTGCGGCTGTCGCCGCAGGTGTACGCGGAGGGCGACGAGCCGCCGCCCGCGCTGGGGGCGATCCTGGCGGCGATGGACCTGGTGCGCTCCGACTTCCGGCGCCAGTTCCTGGCGGGCCGGATCGACCTGACCCCGGCGGCGCAGGGCAACCCGCAGCCCGGCAAGTTCGCGCACGCCACCTTCCGGCTCAGCCCGGAACGGCTGCGGCGGCTGCGCGCCCGGCTCGACGAGGCACTGGACGAGGTGTTCGCGGAGGGCGACTCCACCGACCCGGACGCCGTCGAGGTCGCGCTGTTCGCCCTGCTGTACGCGGTGCGGCCGCCGAAGGCGGAGAACTAG
- a CDS encoding SulP family inorganic anion transporter, which translates to MRLPSPGRPALRPPGRPKPGDVTSGLVTGLFSIPEGTAYASIAGFDPVAGLFSGVVPAIVGSLTARGGRLIVAGAQPSFVRLAGRTGLAGALGPDGVVPADPVLDAALEEAVARGERWLTGRRTAAD; encoded by the coding sequence ATGCGCCTGCCGTCACCGGGCCGCCCCGCGCTGCGCCCGCCGGGGCGGCCGAAGCCGGGCGACGTCACCTCCGGTCTGGTCACCGGCCTGTTCTCGATCCCGGAGGGCACGGCGTACGCGTCGATCGCCGGGTTCGACCCGGTCGCGGGCCTGTTCTCCGGCGTCGTCCCGGCGATCGTCGGCTCGCTGACCGCCCGCGGCGGACGGCTGATCGTCGCCGGGGCGCAGCCCTCCTTCGTCCGGCTCGCCGGGCGCACCGGGCTGGCCGGGGCACTCGGCCCGGACGGAGTCGTTCCCGCCGACCCCGTCCTGGACGCCGCACTGGAGGAGGCGGTGGCCCGCGGTGAGCGCTGGCTGACGGGCCGGCGCACCGCGGCGGACTGA
- a CDS encoding IS701 family transposase, translating into MTPDELGSLRDELEAFAAEVFAPLRRSDQQDKGISYLRGLLLDGRRKSMQPMAERLGIDHQRLQQFISSSTWPVEQIRSRLADRATRVLGADAWVVDDTGFPKDGAGSPGVARQYSGPLGKVGNCQVGVSVHAVTDSASCPLNWRLFLPESWDPAKAADPAGAAFAERRRARCGIPPAEGHRPKWQLALEMIDELATWKLLPPVVVADAGYGDNAYFRAALDERGLRWIVQVKGLTTAHPIDAVTHRPPYGGLGPRPKPRYRTRPVPLAEHVRAAGREAARTVTWRRGSRDHLTSTFVVLRVRLAGRRPRIEEDGTLPPCWLLAQWPPEVSEPSHYWVSNLPEDTSVEELVRLAKIRWRIEHDYRELKTALGLDHFEGRSWMGWHRHVTLVTAAHLFVTLTRSRPKVPARA; encoded by the coding sequence ATGACTCCGGATGAACTGGGTTCGTTACGTGATGAGTTGGAGGCGTTCGCGGCGGAGGTGTTCGCTCCGCTGCGACGCTCGGACCAGCAGGACAAGGGCATCAGCTACCTCCGTGGCCTGCTGCTGGACGGCCGGCGCAAGTCGATGCAGCCGATGGCCGAGCGGCTCGGCATCGACCACCAGCGCCTGCAGCAGTTCATCTCCTCCTCGACGTGGCCGGTGGAGCAGATCAGGTCCAGGCTCGCCGACCGTGCGACACGCGTCCTGGGAGCGGATGCGTGGGTCGTGGACGACACCGGCTTCCCGAAGGACGGCGCCGGTTCGCCGGGCGTGGCCCGCCAGTACTCGGGCCCTTTGGGCAAGGTCGGCAACTGCCAGGTGGGGGTGAGCGTTCACGCGGTCACCGACAGCGCGTCCTGCCCGCTGAACTGGAGACTGTTCCTGCCCGAGTCCTGGGATCCGGCGAAGGCCGCAGACCCGGCCGGGGCGGCCTTCGCCGAGCGTCGCCGGGCCCGTTGCGGGATCCCGCCCGCCGAGGGCCACCGGCCGAAGTGGCAACTGGCCCTGGAGATGATCGACGAGCTCGCGACGTGGAAGCTCCTCCCTCCGGTCGTGGTCGCCGACGCCGGCTACGGCGACAACGCGTACTTCCGCGCGGCCCTCGACGAGCGCGGGCTGCGGTGGATCGTGCAGGTCAAAGGTCTGACGACCGCCCACCCCATCGACGCCGTCACCCACCGACCGCCCTACGGCGGACTCGGCCCACGGCCCAAGCCCCGCTATCGCACCCGTCCCGTTCCGTTGGCCGAGCACGTCCGGGCCGCAGGTCGGGAAGCGGCCCGGACGGTGACCTGGCGGCGTGGCTCCCGCGACCACCTGACCTCGACCTTCGTCGTGCTGCGCGTGCGTCTGGCCGGACGTCGTCCACGGATCGAGGAGGACGGCACCCTGCCGCCGTGCTGGCTTCTTGCCCAGTGGCCGCCGGAGGTGTCGGAGCCGTCCCACTACTGGGTCTCGAACCTGCCCGAGGACACCTCCGTCGAGGAACTCGTGCGGCTCGCCAAGATCCGCTGGCGGATCGAGCACGACTACCGCGAGCTCAAGACCGCCCTCGGCCTGGACCACTTCGAGGGCCGTTCCTGGATGGGCTGGCACCGGCACGTCACGCTCGTCACCGCCGCCCACCTCTTCGTGACCCTGACCCGGAGCCGCCCAAAAGTCCCTGCTCGGGCATGA
- a CDS encoding A/G-specific adenine glycosylase, giving the protein MVATASTLSPGAVQALHSTVIGWYETHARDLPWRTPDASPWAVMVSEFMLQQTPVKRVLPAYAAWLERWPTPAALAADAPGEAVRMWGRLGYPRRALRLHGAAVAITERHGGAVPEDHAALLALPGVGEYTAAAVASFAFRQRHAVLDTNVRRVFARAVTGVEYPANATTAAERRTAVELLPATDERAATWAVAVMELGALVCTARGPECGTCPLRADCAWQRAGRPPHQGPARRGQTYEGTDRQVRGKLLAVLRDAHGTVAQGQLDVVWPDAVQRARALDGLVADGLVEPVGPGTYRLPQ; this is encoded by the coding sequence ATGGTTGCCACAGCTTCGACTCTCTCCCCGGGCGCCGTCCAGGCGCTGCACTCGACCGTCATCGGCTGGTACGAGACCCACGCCCGCGACCTGCCCTGGCGCACCCCGGACGCCTCGCCGTGGGCCGTGATGGTCAGCGAGTTCATGCTCCAGCAGACGCCGGTCAAGCGGGTGCTGCCCGCCTACGCGGCCTGGCTGGAGCGCTGGCCCACGCCCGCCGCGCTGGCCGCCGACGCGCCCGGCGAGGCGGTGCGGATGTGGGGCCGGCTCGGCTACCCGCGCCGCGCGCTGCGGCTGCACGGGGCGGCCGTCGCCATCACCGAGCGGCACGGCGGCGCGGTGCCGGAGGACCACGCGGCGCTGCTGGCCCTGCCCGGGGTGGGGGAGTACACGGCGGCGGCGGTCGCCTCGTTCGCGTTCCGGCAGCGGCACGCGGTGCTGGACACCAACGTGCGCCGGGTGTTCGCCCGGGCGGTGACCGGCGTCGAGTACCCGGCGAACGCCACCACGGCCGCCGAGCGCCGCACCGCCGTCGAGCTGCTGCCCGCGACCGACGAGCGGGCCGCGACCTGGGCGGTCGCGGTGATGGAGCTGGGCGCCCTGGTGTGCACCGCGCGCGGCCCGGAGTGCGGCACCTGCCCGCTGCGGGCGGACTGCGCCTGGCAGCGGGCCGGCCGCCCCCCGCACCAGGGCCCGGCCCGCCGCGGGCAGACGTACGAGGGCACCGACCGGCAGGTGCGCGGCAAGCTGCTGGCGGTGCTGCGGGACGCCCACGGGACGGTCGCCCAGGGGCAGTTGGACGTGGTGTGGCCGGACGCGGTGCAGCGCGCCCGGGCGCTGGACGGGCTGGTCGCCGACGGGCTGGTCGAGCCGGTCGGGCCGGGCACCTACCGGCTGCCGCAGTAA
- a CDS encoding MFS transporter, protein MTATLAPEAAVVPLRRNRRFQTLWAGSASAMLGTCLADTAYPLLLLAMTGSPTVAGAFGAVQFGASVLFGLHGGTVADRHDRRRILILADTVRLLTALSVALALAADRLTVPHALLAAAVIGATMAYGGPSRMLALRAVVPPEQLRQALSQDELRVNGAALAGPPLAGFLLGLGTAVPFLATVLTSGLALGASVAVRFDSRPGAQAPMGGREKGGREKGGREKGAAFAGLRYLFAHRVLRGTVLVAAALNLTGSAMLLAVMVLLRDHGTSQAGIGLALTGEAVGGLLGALLVSRLHRLLGPGALLLAVAWSGAAAFAVPAVAAGPVVVFAALALTSLGVPALRVMLDVLVFQRVPEEVRGRAMAGTMTLLMAGLPLGTMTAGLLLDRLPAATVLVLLAAALAAALLPLTLGRSLRGTGWNA, encoded by the coding sequence ATGACCGCGACACTCGCACCGGAAGCCGCCGTGGTGCCGTTGCGCCGCAACCGCCGCTTCCAGACGCTCTGGGCCGGCTCCGCGTCCGCGATGCTCGGCACCTGCCTCGCCGACACCGCGTACCCGCTGCTGCTGCTCGCGATGACCGGCTCCCCGACGGTGGCCGGGGCGTTCGGCGCCGTCCAGTTCGGCGCCTCCGTGCTGTTCGGCCTGCACGGCGGCACGGTCGCCGACCGGCACGACCGGCGGCGGATCCTGATCCTCGCCGACACCGTCCGGCTGCTCACCGCGCTCAGCGTCGCGCTCGCCCTGGCCGCCGACCGGCTGACCGTCCCGCACGCGCTGCTCGCCGCCGCCGTGATCGGCGCGACCATGGCCTACGGCGGCCCCTCCCGGATGCTCGCGCTGCGCGCCGTCGTCCCGCCCGAGCAGCTCCGCCAGGCCCTCTCGCAGGACGAACTCCGGGTCAACGGGGCCGCGTTGGCCGGCCCGCCGCTGGCCGGGTTCCTGCTCGGCCTCGGCACCGCCGTGCCCTTCCTCGCCACCGTCCTCACCTCCGGCCTCGCCCTCGGCGCGAGCGTCGCCGTCCGGTTCGACTCCCGCCCCGGCGCGCAGGCGCCGATGGGCGGGCGGGAGAAGGGCGGGCGGGAGAAGGGCGGGCGGGAGAAGGGCGCCGCGTTCGCCGGGCTGCGCTACCTGTTCGCCCACCGGGTGCTGCGCGGCACCGTGCTGGTCGCCGCGGCGCTCAACCTCACCGGCTCGGCGATGCTGCTGGCCGTCATGGTCCTGCTGCGCGACCACGGCACCTCCCAGGCGGGCATCGGCCTGGCCCTCACCGGCGAGGCCGTCGGCGGCCTGCTCGGCGCCCTGCTGGTCTCCCGGCTGCACCGGCTGCTCGGCCCCGGCGCCCTGCTGCTGGCCGTCGCCTGGAGCGGCGCGGCCGCCTTCGCGGTCCCCGCGGTGGCGGCCGGCCCGGTGGTGGTGTTCGCGGCCCTCGCGCTCACCTCGCTCGGTGTGCCGGCCCTGCGCGTGATGCTCGACGTGCTGGTCTTCCAGCGCGTCCCCGAGGAGGTGCGCGGCCGCGCGATGGCCGGGACGATGACCCTGCTGATGGCCGGCCTGCCGCTCGGCACCATGACCGCGGGCCTCCTCCTCGACCGCCTCCCCGCGGCCACCGTCCTGGTCCTGCTCGCCGCGGCCCTGGCCGCCGCGCTGCTGCCGCTCACCCTCGGGCGCAGCCTGCGCGGCACCGGGTGGAACGCCTAG
- a CDS encoding rhomboid family intramembrane serine protease, protein MASPHAPAPTGTPLDPAQMIAEARKAFFVMFGFLCLVWATQLVNWLLDGRMAVMHGIRPHDADTLGYLLTAPFLHLNWQHLEGNSGPLFVFGFLAAYRGVRKFLGLTVLLVVTSGMAVWLFQSGDTVTVGASGVVFGYLGYVVLRGLFDRNLIDSLIGLVMGASFAYLLSTAVPGTPGVSWLAHIGGLVGGLLGAWIFRDRSPKPAAALSDGGDTLSLPGPGGGSGRKPGKKSGQIAAGPASPRADLLKELDDLGL, encoded by the coding sequence ATGGCCTCCCCGCACGCCCCCGCACCCACCGGTACGCCCCTCGACCCGGCGCAGATGATCGCCGAAGCGCGCAAGGCGTTCTTCGTCATGTTCGGGTTCCTCTGCCTGGTGTGGGCGACGCAACTGGTCAACTGGCTGCTGGACGGGCGGATGGCGGTGATGCACGGCATCCGCCCGCACGACGCGGACACCCTCGGGTACCTGCTGACCGCCCCCTTCCTGCACCTGAACTGGCAGCACCTGGAAGGCAATTCGGGCCCGCTGTTCGTGTTCGGCTTCCTCGCCGCGTACCGCGGGGTGCGCAAGTTCCTCGGGCTGACGGTGCTGCTGGTGGTGACCAGCGGGATGGCGGTGTGGCTGTTCCAGTCGGGCGACACGGTGACCGTCGGCGCGAGCGGCGTGGTCTTCGGCTACCTCGGCTACGTGGTGCTGCGCGGCCTGTTCGACCGCAACCTCATCGACTCGCTGATCGGCCTGGTGATGGGCGCCTCCTTCGCCTACCTGCTGAGCACGGCCGTCCCGGGCACCCCCGGGGTGTCCTGGCTGGCCCACATCGGCGGCCTGGTCGGCGGCCTGCTGGGGGCGTGGATCTTCCGGGACCGCAGCCCGAAGCCGGCGGCCGCGCTGTCCGACGGGGGAGACACCCTGTCGCTGCCCGGCCCGGGCGGCGGGTCCGGCCGGAAGCCAGGGAAGAAGTCCGGCCAGATCGCGGCCGGCCCGGCCAGCCCGCGCGCGGACCTGCTGAAGGAGCTCGACGACCTGGGGCTTTAA